The stretch of DNA AATTAAAGGGTTATTTCAAGCTGGCTCTGCGTTCTGCCTTTAGTATGAAAAGTGAGAAAGGCCAAATATGTTACATACTGACCAGATCGGTATCGAGGCCAAAGATCACCTCTTGCCTTTCCAGAACTGGTCTGCCTCATTCTCCAGCTGGTATAATCGGGTATAGTAGTCAGGGAACTCGTTTAGATGAGCCAACGCGATTTTTCCCGTCATGATGGGATCATCATCGGTAACATTTGTGGGCGGGCTTATTGCTCCATGCTCCAATTCCACGTCCAAACCCATCCGGAACTGTTCGACGTCGAACTCCTTCCAAGTGATCCCGAGTTGTTCTCCTATGCTCTTTGCATCCTTCTTCGTAAAATGCTTCTTTTCTGTCATGCTGATATCCTGCCAGTGAAACGAGCTGAATAGATACTTGTTATTTTCCTCAAGCCCGAACCTCAGTATTAATATCGATAATCTTTCCCTGCAAAATATTAAAAAGGTAGGCCGTTCGAAATACTGGTTCGAACGGCCATCGTTAAATAACCATTGATCAACGCGTCAGAAGACCGCATCTATATCGGAAATGCCGATAACTTTGTGGTTGACAAATTCCTTGATGCCAAGACCAGTCAATTCGCGACCATAGCCGGAATGACGTATTCCACCAAATGGAATGTCTGCTTTCACCAATGTGGGGTGGTTAACGAAGACCATCCCGGTCGATAGCTTGGCGGCTACCTCAGCACCATGTTTGACATCAGCCGTAAAGACCGAACCACCAAGACCGAAAGGAGAATCATTGGCGATGCGAATAGCATCAGATTCGTCCTTGGCGCGGAAGATCATCGATACGGGACCGAAGAATTCCAGTCTGCATGCGGGATTGTCCGGTCGGACATCGGTCAGGATCGTCGGTTGGACGAACGCACCCTTAGATGGGACCTTCGGCCCAACCTCAGACGCCTTCGCACCATGCGCCACAGCTTGCCGGACCTTTTCCCTCAATTCTTCGGCCGCCTTTTGCGATGAGAGCGGTGCTAGACTTGTATCGGGATCGAACGGATCGCCAGCTCGTAGCGAGGCAACTCCGATCCGATATTGTTCCATAAAGTCATCATAGATCTCATCGACAATGATGATTCTCTTGGAGGAACTGCAAACCTGCCCCCCATTCCAATGACGTCCGAACACTGCCCATTTCACCGTTTTTTCCAATTCGGCATCGGCTAACACCACAAAAGCATCGGCACCTCCCAATTCCATGGTAGATTTCTTAAGTGCCTTAGCTGCTTGAGTTGCAATAACGGTTCCTGCCTCTTCACCGCCAGTAAATGCGACCCCCCGAACTCGTGGGTCGGCCAATATTTTTTCGATCTGTGGACGGGTCGCATACAGGTTCTTGAACCCACCTTCAGGTAAACCTGCCTCACGCATCAGTGTTTCGAACATAGCGGCGCTTTGTGGAACGTTGGAGGCATGCTTCAAAAGTATCGTGTTACCGGCAGAAAGCTGCGGTGCGATGATGCGGGCTACCTGGTAATATGGGAAGTTCCATGGTTCGATCGCTAGCAATACCCCCAGCGGCTCGTGGACCACGGTTACCTCACCTTCGGAGGGATCGGCCACGGGCAGCTTCTCTGGAAGTAGCAATCTTTCAGCATTCCTCGCATAATATTCAAAGATCTGTGCCGAGAGCTCGACCTCAGCCTCGGCCTCAGCCGTTATCTTTCCCATTTCAATAGTAAGGAGCTTCGCAAAATCCTTTTTCGACTTTCGCATGATCGCAGCCGCCTTGTTCATAACGGCGGCACGAACCGCAAAAGAGGTATTGCTCCAAGATCGAAATGTGGTATCGGCACTGACAATAGCTTCTTCGATCTCGGCATCCATTGCATCAGGATACTTCTTTTCAAGTTCGTTGGTGTATGGATTTATTGTTGCGTATGTCATATTATTCCTCCGAATTATCGACTTGATCTCCTTTTTTCATGAATTCTCAGATCTTCTTGAAACAAAGGTACCAGTCTTTGCACTCGTACCCTTCGGCCATGCGTTTGTCCATGTCGGCCACGGTTTTTGGCGGGGCCACCACTACTTTGTCCCCTGGCTGCCAGTTAGCCGGTGTCGAAACCTTGTACTGGTCGGTCGTTTGGAGCGCTTTTACAAGCCTGATGATCTCCGGCATGAACCTTCCATTCTGCAGAGGGTAATAGATCATCGCCCGCATGATACCCTTGTCATCGATGAAGAAAACGCACCTTACTGCGGCCGTTGAGCTCTGCGCCTGATGGATCATGCCGTACTTCTTTGCAACCTTCATATTCAGGTCTGCAATGACCGGGAACGGGATCGTGACCCCCATCTTTTCCCTTATGTTGCTTATCCATGCAAGGTGTGATGAAATGCTGTCAACTGACAACCCAATCAATTTGACGTTTAGCCCCTCGAGTTCTTCGTGGATCGCGGCAAAGGCCATGAATTCCGTTGTGCAGACCGGGGTGAAATCGGCGGGATGTGAGAATAATACCACCCATTTCCCTTTTAGGTCCGAGAGCTTCATCGGACCCTGGGTGGTCTCAGCCTCGAATTCCGGGGCAGGTTCTCCCAGCACAGGAAAGCTCGGAACCGTCTCTTCGATCATAATAGAGCACCCCGATTGAACATCTTCGTGATTCCATCGGCTTTGCCAGATACGTTTCCAACATGATCCAAGATCTCATGACTCATGAGTGTCGACTCACAACGCCCCCTATTTGCTGTTTTTGCCTGCCAACACTTTGAATTGAAAGAACGTGTACTGGCGCAACAAAACCCATTTGGTCTTGCCATCGGTCACCTGTAAGGATCGAGAAAAAGACGAAAAGGGGAGATCCTTCAGCCCTGATGCGGAGAATATTAGACATGGAACCTTGTCAATAGGTGTAAACATGAATAACCAGACATCACCAAATGTGATTGATCAGTCGGTCGCTGTTTTCACATCCCGCACGGTCAAGCCTGGATCTGAAGGAAGATTCGAGGCTGCGCTGAATGATTTCATCGCCGGATCCCTTCGAACCGGTGGTCAACTTGGGATAAGCGTCATGAGACCCGTTGAGGGGAGCGGATCGCGGGAATACGGAATATTGCAACGATTCAAGGATGAAGACAGCCGTGATCGCTTTTATTCCTCATCCATTTACAAACAGTGGGAAGCATTGGAGGAGTCCTTGGTAGAGGGAGGGACGAAACATCCTCACCTTTCCGGCCTGGAGACCTGGTTCGTGGGTCCAGGTCAACGGGCCATGGTCCCTCCTCCCACATGGAAGATGGCCATTGTCACCATCGCCGGCGTCTGGCCTGCCAGTATGCTGGTACCGTGGCTGTTCAATCCATTTATGGGGGGCCTGAATTGGCTTTTGCAGGCGCTCATCATCGCAATAGGCATAGTTGTCCTTCTCACCTGGGTGATCATGCCCGTCCTGGTAAGGATTCTCAGACCCTGGTTATATCCAGACCATCAAAGTATGCCCGAGGCGTCCCATTGAACCTCAGATGGCCCGAATAGCCCAAATCTTGATGAACATATAATTTTCCCAGCTTTCCGCCTGGCAGTGTATGTATCCGGAGTTCATGGCAGAGCCTAGGAGGCATCAAGAAGTCATCAAGGTCATTGGTTCGGATCCTTGATGAACGTATGATTTCGTATCTCCTTGAAAGCCTGATCCAGTTCCTCCTCGGTATTCATCACGATCGGACCACCCCAGGCGATCGGCTCTCGCAGAGGGTTTCCGGACACCAGGAGAAGCTTCGAGCCCTGGTCGCCTCCGACCACCTTGACAAGATCGCCTTCCCCTAGCACGACCACGTTCTCAGAAGCAACCTCTGTTGCGTTAACGTCACCGACGATCGCCGATCCAGCATACACCGCAGAGAACGTGTTCATCCCTTTTTTCACCTCATGCTCGAGCTTCTCTCCCGGTCCCAGATGTACATCGAGATACTCTATCTCCACGGAAAGGTCCTTTACTGGCCCAATTGTCCCATCGAAGTTACCGGCGAGGACCTTCACCGACGACCCGTTCCCCAGGTCAACCATCGGTATCTGGTCCTTGGTTAAGCCCCGGTATTTCGGCGGGATCATCTTCTTGGCCTTAGGAAGGTTCACCCATAGCTGAAGTCCCCTCATCCATCCGCTCGTCGGGCGGGGCATCTCCTCATGCATGATCCCGCTCCCGGCGGTCATCCACTGTACGTCTCCCGGTCCGATGGTTCCCTTGTTGCCGATGGTGTCCTTATGGTCGACATACCCATCGAGCATGTATGTGACAGTCTCGATACCGCGATGAGGGTGGAGAGGGAAACCCGCGATGTAGTCCTCGGCCCGGTTGGAACCAAAGAGATCAAGCAGTAGGAAGGGGTCCATATCCGTCACCTCATTGTTGCTGAACATCCTGGTCAGTTTCACCCCTGCGCCGTCCATGGTGTGATTGCCATGGCGCATCTTGGCGATCTGTTTGTAAGTGCTCATGTTCGTATCCTTCGAGATTGCGGAATATAGTTTTTTCTAGAGAAAACGGGGGTTGACCGATCTTATAAGGGTCTTCTCAGGTTTGGATCTGAATGCCGGTGTCACGCTTCCCTTTGGAAAAAGGGGCTTGAGCGTATCCTCAAGCGGTCGGGTTCAATGTCAATGCTTTTCTTTTGGATGGTCAGTTCACGTTATATCAGATGCCTTCCGACCGCAAGACCGACCCCCACCTTCGCCACTTTCCTTCCGACCGCATAGTAGCAATGGTCGTCATGCGCATAGATAAGCGGCCTGATAAGGCCGATCAGCCCTTCATCCGGACCTGACTCCAGTTCTACCGTCACCTTCACGTCCTTGATCTCTCCCACGAACTGAGTATGCAGCCCCAGCTCGATGGTTTGGACCAATTCGCACTC from Methanomassiliicoccales archaeon encodes:
- a CDS encoding antibiotic biosynthesis monooxygenase gives rise to the protein MYWRNKTHLVLPSVTCKDREKDEKGRSFSPDAENIRHGTLSIGVNMNNQTSPNVIDQSVAVFTSRTVKPGSEGRFEAALNDFIAGSLRTGGQLGISVMRPVEGSGSREYGILQRFKDEDSRDRFYSSSIYKQWEALEESLVEGGTKHPHLSGLETWFVGPGQRAMVPPPTWKMAIVTIAGVWPASMLVPWLFNPFMGGLNWLLQALIIAIGIVVLLTWVIMPVLVRILRPWLYPDHQSMPEASH
- a CDS encoding DUF5661 family protein; the protein is MTEKKHFTKKDAKSIGEQLGITWKEFDVEQFRMGLDVELEHGAISPPTNVTDDDPIMTGKIALAHLNEFPDYYTRLYQLENEADQFWKGKR
- a CDS encoding NAD-dependent succinate-semialdehyde dehydrogenase, coding for MTYATINPYTNELEKKYPDAMDAEIEEAIVSADTTFRSWSNTSFAVRAAVMNKAAAIMRKSKKDFAKLLTIEMGKITAEAEAEVELSAQIFEYYARNAERLLLPEKLPVADPSEGEVTVVHEPLGVLLAIEPWNFPYYQVARIIAPQLSAGNTILLKHASNVPQSAAMFETLMREAGLPEGGFKNLYATRPQIEKILADPRVRGVAFTGGEEAGTVIATQAAKALKKSTMELGGADAFVVLADAELEKTVKWAVFGRHWNGGQVCSSSKRIIIVDEIYDDFMEQYRIGVASLRAGDPFDPDTSLAPLSSQKAAEELREKVRQAVAHGAKASEVGPKVPSKGAFVQPTILTDVRPDNPACRLEFFGPVSMIFRAKDESDAIRIANDSPFGLGGSVFTADVKHGAEVAAKLSTGMVFVNHPTLVKADIPFGGIRHSGYGRELTGLGIKEFVNHKVIGISDIDAVF
- a CDS encoding pirin family protein produces the protein MSTYKQIAKMRHGNHTMDGAGVKLTRMFSNNEVTDMDPFLLLDLFGSNRAEDYIAGFPLHPHRGIETVTYMLDGYVDHKDTIGNKGTIGPGDVQWMTAGSGIMHEEMPRPTSGWMRGLQLWVNLPKAKKMIPPKYRGLTKDQIPMVDLGNGSSVKVLAGNFDGTIGPVKDLSVEIEYLDVHLGPGEKLEHEVKKGMNTFSAVYAGSAIVGDVNATEVASENVVVLGEGDLVKVVGGDQGSKLLLVSGNPLREPIAWGGPIVMNTEEELDQAFKEIRNHTFIKDPNQ
- a CDS encoding peroxiredoxin; its protein translation is MIEETVPSFPVLGEPAPEFEAETTQGPMKLSDLKGKWVVLFSHPADFTPVCTTEFMAFAAIHEELEGLNVKLIGLSVDSISSHLAWISNIREKMGVTIPFPVIADLNMKVAKKYGMIHQAQSSTAAVRCVFFIDDKGIMRAMIYYPLQNGRFMPEIIRLVKALQTTDQYKVSTPANWQPGDKVVVAPPKTVADMDKRMAEGYECKDWYLCFKKI